TGTCTGGCTTCACTAAATCAGAAGCTAGCACAGACTCCCATGCTTAACGTGTCGTGAAGGCATGAGAATATGTCTGAGATGAACGTGAGCGTGTACCTGGAAGTGGTGGCTTAATTAGAGGACCTTTTAGCATCTGTGGAACTTATGTTAGCAAACTTAGACAATGCCTGTATTCTATCTGTTTCGACCCTGAATGACTGCATGTAATCATAGCATTTCCTTGTCTGCAGCTCTGCCACATGCTTCACTGGGTTTAGATCCACCTTAACTGAATTTTCAGATCGACAACCCATCAACCCATTTACTCTTGGtctaccaccacctccaccagtaGTAGAGTTGGCGTTGGTAGGGATGAAGAATTTACCTTCTTCATAATCTGTTGGAGAAGCTGCTCCAACAGAAAAGTTTGTGAAACTAACTCGGTCGAACCCCTCTGCCGTGGTAACACTCCAATTTATGCTTGCTTCGCTTGGTTCATAAAGTTCTGTTGGCGCCACCGAGGGTGTAGTTGGTTCATCCAAACTTTGTCGTCTCGCCTTGTAGCTTGAGATTTCCTCTTCCAAGTAATTGTAATCCCTTTGTTGGTACCCAATTGGGTATGATGTTGTTTGAGTTGAGATGCTCTCTATCTCGAACAAGTCTGAACTTGTGTCGCTTTCTATGTCCTCATCTTTTATCATTGTTTGGGGTTTCCGACTTACCGGAAGATTGAAGCTCTGGTGATGATCATGTGCCAAGGATGGTGACATAAGTTTCCGCTGCTGGATTTCATTCGACTTTCGTCTGATGGAGCTGTCTGGCAGTGGAATAGACTCTAAGATCTCTCGAGTTGAACTGCTGAGCTGATTCAGTGGTTTCCCGACAGTAAGAGGATTTAAAACTGCAGGAAATGAGAATCCGTGGACATCCTGAAATGACCTTCCTGGAGGGATTGGTGGACAGCCAATCTCTACTGTGAACTTATTTTCCGGTGCAAAATGAGCTGAATGACCAGaaacttcattttctttttcccCATTTCTGTTCAGTAATTCTTGTTTGTCCCTCCCATCATTTCCCTTTAAGTTCTTCTCGAACTCAAATTTGTTGGTTCCCTCATTCAGCGACGGTGGTTTATAAACATCAATTTCTCCTGTTTTGGGTCTTTGATCCATGGAATTAAGGTGAAAACCAGTATTCAGTACTTGATGGGTATGGAGATTATGAATTTTAGATGGTTCAGAAAGATTCTCCTGAACTTGGACAGATTTTCTACCGAAGCAACACTTCCTTCCAAAAATCCATTCTTGTGATCTACTTTTCTTCCCCTGCTCTGAATTCAGATTATTATTTCTCATAGCAGCTCCATTAATTGAACCTCGTGGAAGATTGTATAGCAAACCAGATTGACTATTCCAGCTAGCTTCAGATGAAACTGTAGTTGTTGACTGAACAGACCTTGTTCTGTACTTCTTCCCATATCCATACCCATCAACAACAGACgacgaaacagaagaatttctTTCAATTTGCTGCATGGTATACTCATTGCTCTCTACGACTCTTTTGTTATCGTTTTTCTCATTATTAACATGAGTTGCAGTAAAATAAGATGATGATGGTACGCTTAACTTGTTCTCTTTACTTTGTTGCTGTGGTTGGGTTTCATTAAAATATTTCTCAGCTGCAAAGATACTGATTTCGTTTTCATTTTCATCTCGAGTTACTACAGGCTTCTTATAACTCTGTTGTGATCCTGGTGGTGCACCGAGATACGTAGAGAAAGGTGGCTCTTCGAGATGGTGTTTTGGTGGTGGAATGTTTGTTGGCGAATTAGAGGTAAGCCCAGTTTGAACACTACCATTGAAGCTATATCGTCTTCGAGAGATGTTGCCATGAAATGATGTAGACGATGATACTGTAAATTTTTCCATGTACTCCCTCTAAAACTGTCAGTTTCTTTATCGACTCAAATGAACTCGAAATGGGCGAAGCATCTGACAAAGGAAGGTTGTTTTGAAATTCCTTCCGTGATCTTTTAGTATTTGTAGATGTAGCAGGGCAGAGCAGAGAGGCAAGGTGTCATGTTGTGTCATGTGCTTACAGCCAAATATTGGGCGATTAGACCTTTGATATGCACGTAAAGACATAGCTTGGGACTGGTACCTAACAAGCTTTTATACAAGGATGGGTAATGGGAGTTTTTGTCTGGAAACTTGCAGATGCTTCTGTTAGTCATCCTGAGGGTtaaaataatcttcatttttatTGCACCGGATGGAATTCTGCTCCTCGAGTGACGACTAAGTTCAACTTTTATCAGACCCCATGGCATCTTGACCCAAAAAGTTCTTAGCCGAACACTAGCCAGAGAAAGACGAAGGCCACCGGTACATGGACAATTCGTTTTCATTGATAAATTTTGTTAGTCGGTACGGGAGCAATATGTTAAACATGATGGAACAACTGATAATATAGGATCTGTGTTCATGACTTCACGTAGTAGTAACATTGTAGGTCCAAATGATTAATGGAGTTCGGATTGTGTTAATTACAACCAACTTATTGTAGCAGTAGTAGGACCTAAAATGTACGTGGAAGGTGCATATTCACAAGCTTCATTTGGTCAGGTCAATTGGTTCCTCTTCTTGCAGTGGCCGCTTTGTCTCATACAGCAAGGCCCCGCAATACAgcattgtttttttctttttcgtggCTATTTTGAGTCGTCTAACTACTAAGCCACCTAACTAAACCGAGTATGTCCGCAGACCCACATTGTGCAGCTTGACCAGTTGTATCCCATATTTGCAATTCCAGTACAGAGCTTTTGTACGTGTGTCTCCGGGCACTGCTTTTTCAGTCCGTGACTTTTGAAATGAAACAATTTGTGTTTCTTTCGTTTTTCTTCTTCCATGTAGGAGCTTTTACAGAAATTGGTTACCGTAACACAAAAGTTCTCCAGACCTTCAAACGTAATTGCCCACCAGGGGAAAAGCTAAGGCTAATCCTTTTAAATCAGTAAAATGTTATTGTAATTTGTATGTTTGCATGGACTTCATTGATGATGATCATCTTTTGAGAGAG
This portion of the Papaver somniferum cultivar HN1 chromosome 11, ASM357369v1, whole genome shotgun sequence genome encodes:
- the LOC113322324 gene encoding uncharacterized protein LOC113322324; amino-acid sequence: MEKFTVSSSTSFHGNISRRRYSFNGSVQTGLTSNSPTNIPPPKHHLEEPPFSTYLGAPPGSQQSYKKPVVTRDENENEISIFAAEKYFNETQPQQQSKENKLSVPSSSYFTATHVNNEKNDNKRVVESNEYTMQQIERNSSVSSSVVDGYGYGKKYRTRSVQSTTTVSSEASWNSQSGLLYNLPRGSINGAAMRNNNLNSEQGKKSRSQEWIFGRKCCFGRKSVQVQENLSEPSKIHNLHTHQVLNTGFHLNSMDQRPKTGEIDVYKPPSLNEGTNKFEFEKNLKGNDGRDKQELLNRNGEKENEVSGHSAHFAPENKFTVEIGCPPIPPGRSFQDVHGFSFPAVLNPLTVGKPLNQLSSSTREILESIPLPDSSIRRKSNEIQQRKLMSPSLAHDHHQSFNLPVSRKPQTMIKDEDIESDTSSDLFEIESISTQTTSYPIGYQQRDYNYLEEEISSYKARRQSLDEPTTPSVAPTELYEPSEASINWSVTTAEGFDRVSFTNFSVGAASPTDYEEGKFFIPTNANSTTGGGGGRPRVNGLMGCRSENSVKVDLNPVKHVAELQTRKCYDYMQSFRVETDRIQALSKFANISSTDAKRSSN